The Bradyrhizobium sp. CCBAU 53351 genome segment AGCTAGGCCTTCTCAACGCGATCGTTGGATCGAATGAAAAGCTTTTTCCTGTCGCTGAGGGCATTCTTGGTGCGTTTTGTGAGACCGTTCTTCATGTCGGAGATGTCGGACAAGGTCACAAGCTCAAGCTTGTTTACAACAGCATGACTATGGGGATAGCGGCGGTAGCCGCGGAGGTTTGCCAGTTTGCGTGCGGCCTTGACGTCGATCTCGTAACACTCCGCTCTCTGGTTAGTCGGGGCTCCACCAATAGCGGAATATTTCAAGCCTTCGTGTCCTTTTTGTTAGGCGAGAAACCCGATGTTCTGGCAATCTCAATCGCGAATTCCGCAAAGGATATTGAGTGCGCTGTGCGCCTGGCAGGCGAGAGCGCAGTTCCGGTGCCGGTCTTGGCTGCCGCCGCACACAAATTAAATGTCTCAGTTGTTGCGGGCAAAGGCGAACTCACACTACCTCATCTGTCTCGCCCATGAGCTCCTCGGCCTATTCATAGCAATCGAGAGCGGGCTCTAACCGCGGAGCGAGTGCAGATCGTCGTTATGGAGAGGTGTAGCTGGCGGGGCCGCGGCCCTCTATCGGTCTGCGCATTTTCATCGATGCAGTGTACGCATCCGGGCAACCCTACGATTACCCACATTTTTTGAGGTGTACTGTGCCGAAAAACTTGAGTCGCCAGAAACGCTTGTGATTCTTTGACGGGTACCTGATTCGAGAAGAGGTGCTCTATGGACTGACTTCACGCGCGCGGGATGAGAAGGCGGATCGGTTGACGTCTGACGCGGTGACCTGGTTTGACCGTGAAGCAGCGCTTTGCGAATTCCATGACACTCGGCTTGGCGAGAGAATTCGCATGCTGCTGAAGCAGATCGGCG includes the following:
- a CDS encoding NAD(P)-dependent oxidoreductase, which produces MGTGIGISLLRHQIELHIKANKTRFGADRLTGAGAHEHPSIAELARHVNAVVLSLPSSREVEAVCLGQDGLFVHMPRGGLIIDCSTSYPASTVALAEQAQKCGLSFMDAPVTRSPEQAELGLLNAIVGSNEKLFPVAEGILGAFCETVLHVGDVGQGHKLKLVYNSMTMGIAAVAAEVCQFACGLDVDLVTLRSLVSRGSTNSGIFQAFVSFLLGEKPDVLAISIANSAKDIECAVRLAGESAVPVPVLAAAAHKLNVSVVAGKGELTLPHLSRP
- a CDS encoding transposase, encoding MTWFDREAALCEFHDTRLGERIRMLLKQIGGDIGQSIPMVCQDWANTKAAYRFFLQ